CAAAACCTGGAGTCTAACATGGTCAGACTGTAGGATCAGAAGTAGATGCAAGCCAGAGCAGAATGGACACACAGAACAGCAGAAGTCTCATCTGGTACCTACTGGGGACATGGCCCAAGTATCCTGCCTGAGGCAGAAGAGGTCAGGATTGGCAGCAGCTACCCCACCACCGACGCCATGCCTTTCAATGTCCTGTCAGGCCTGCAGGTGACCTGCCCCCTTGCTGCCCTTCTCCAGGGCTGAGCTCCAAGCAATCTAGTCTACAGATGTGTGCAGCTTCCCAGACATTCATAGCAGGGTACCAGCCTTGCTTACAGGTTGTTTTGCCACAGGTCTCATATAGCCTAGTGTGGCTTTGACCTtcctaaggatgaccttgaacttctgaatctcctgcctccacctcccaatgcTTATAGGGGAGTATAGTCATGTGTCACCACACTGAGTGTATATGGCTTTGGGGATCTATCTAACCTTGAGCTTTGGACATGCTAGGCATGTATCTTAGTATACCCCCCAATTCAGCCCAGCGCTTTGAGGTGCTTGTCCTTAAGACTtaacttttcatttctctgtggcTTACTTGTGCTGGGTAGGTGTTCTGACTGCAATGACCAGTATCTTCAGGGTTGGTTTCCCTGACCTCCTACCCTCCAGGAACTACAAATTCACTGAGGCCATCAAGTATGGGCTCAGGGGACAGGAAAAAGCTGAAGGTCATAGTGTCAGGTGACATATGCCTAGACTGATGGTCAGTGTTTCACTGGCTTAAAATCTAGGTGCTGTTCTTGCCTAAAGTAGGGGTGGTGCCTAGAGCAAAGAAGGACCCAAAAAAGGTAAGTGATACTCACATCCCTCTTAACCCCTGGGCCAAGTGCTGACTTAGAGACAATCAGCAAATGTTTTGGGCCTGAGGTAGTAAAAGGCATGCTGGGAGGAGCCACTTTCCTGTCCTTAGAACTAACCCCAGTAGCTGCAAGAGGAACCATAGCTGATGATATTTGAAGTCACTGAGGGCTACTTCAGGGCAGCTGAGTGCTCTGGGGACTACACTCTTTCTGGAGGGTACGTGGGTCACCTAGAATAGTGTCCACCACTAAATGCACATCCACTCTAAACCATAGACTGAATTTATTTGGAAAAACTCTTTGTAGATGTGACCAGTTAAGCTGAGGATGTGCTGCGTCCGGGCAGCCTGAAATCCAATGGTGTAcatctttgtaagagttgccagccaagcatggtggtgcatgcctgtaaggTCAGCACTCAGATAGCCACTAGCCTGACACCAGGgtaggctacacagcaagaccctgtctcaaggttaaaaaaaaaaaaaagtgaatgccCAAGTGCAAATGACAGCATTATTATGGTTATGACAGGTTTCGAAACAAGAAACACCAAGTGGCTGGCAGAACCCCAAGCACCAGCTCCAGGAGGACAGAGAAAACATTCCTGTTCTAAAACCACCCAATTTGGGATCAGTGATtaaggaagccagaggaagctACCAGAAAGGCAGAGGGCCTCAGGATTAGCGCTCCTCAACTCCACTTAGGTTTAGTTACGTCTAGGCTTCCAACCAGGGAAGGGAGGCGCCTTGTCTTCATACCCCAAGGATGCTCAGCTGCTGGTTCAGTCAGACTGACTACAAGGACAGCTGGGTTTCTGGACAAGTAGGTGGCAGCTACTACATGAGAGTCCTTCTCCAAGTTCTTACTGGGCTGGTTGACATGGTTATGGTTAATCTTAGCTGAACAAAGGCCCAGAGGCTGGAGGGGCTTGGAAGGAGTTACAAGGGCTGCAAGTATTAGCTCCCCTCCTGGACCTAGTGAGTGGTTGCATAGCCTCAATTCCCCCTTGCTCCAGGTCCTGCTGCTGCAGAGCATGGTTTATAGCATGCACTGCAGGCAGGATGTCCTCTGGAGAGGCGTACTCCAGAACTCAAAATAGCATGAAATTTAATTTTCCGCCTATTTGACAAAGCTTGGATGGGGCCCCAATCAGCAGTACAGATAAGGGTCCTCGGATCCAGGGTGTGGGCCAGCTGGGCTTGAGGCAAACACTCCATGGTCCCCCGGCACTGCGTGCAGGTGAGGCAGTCTTCAGGTACTCCCCCCGCGGGGCTCTGGTTGCTGGGCGCTAAAACAAACGGGCTCTGTTTGCCCAGTCTGCGATGACAATGCCGTTGCCAAATATTTGCCAGCCTCAGGCAGTTGTGGAGCCCCCTATAAATGCTTTCGCCCCAGGTGGAGGTGGGCCTGCTGAGTGAGCGCTACAGTCCCAGTCAGGTAGGAGCCTGGGTGAATGCTGGAGTCTTCTGGGGTGGTCACAGcactgggggttgggaggggggtGTCTGTCCTGCTGGTAATGTCTGCACTAAGCTCTCCACTAGCAGTCTTCCTCAGAGACTACTGTCAGGACTACTGGACACCtcctgagacagaaggatccagCAATGTAAGACATCAAAGTGGCCAGTCTCTACTTCCCAAGCTCAGCTTTCAGGATAGCAGAGAGGGGCTGGGCAGTTTGACCCTGAGCAGATCTGACTAAGGGGTCACTCACACCCAGGCCTCTCAGACAGAGATTGTCTTCTGATACACCTTGTTGGACACCTgctctccccttcctctgtgAAAGAGCCTAGTGGCTCTAGGGTTGAGATCTACTGTAGGGTCACTAGCCAGGAGGAGAGAGAGCCATGCCTAGGCTCCAAATGAgacccccccccctctctctctctctctctctctttctctctctctcttcggTTTTTCTAGACatgttttcctctgtgtagccctagctgtcctggtactcagtctgtagatcaggctggccttgaattcagagatctgcctgcctgactcttgagattaaaggcatgtgccaccacacctggtttgacacccttttctaaaaaaaaaaaaaaaaaaaaaaaccaccaccaccaccaacaagaaTTACTACCCAAgaggggtggcacatgcctttaatcccagcattctggaggcagggaCAAGCAGACTtgtgtgagtttgaagccagtccaGTTTATACGGCAAGTTCTAGGATGGCCAAGGCTATGTAGACaggtcctatctcaaaacaaagaaaacaaaagaggaagaggaggaggaggggggaaggaaggaaggaaagaaaaaagaaagaaaaacaaaaccccaacaatTGCACCTCTTCAGAAAGAAGCCCTGGAGCTGTGACTGTAGCTAACGGTAGCTACATAGGAACTGTGTCTACTGGAGCTTTTTGGCTGTCACAGCCCCCCCAAGCTCCCAATGGCATATGGCAGACTTCTGAGCCTGTCAAGGCAGGTTCTGGTTCTATCCAGTGATCCAGGCTGGGACAGGGTAGATGCCTTGTCCAGtgcctgtctcttcctgtctGGGTAGTACTGCCCTCTAGTATTGCCTCTGGCCCTACCCTGTGGCCTGAGTGATCCCAACTGTGGTGGTTCTCATGGTAGCATCTGTTTCCCCTGTACCATGAGGGCTCCTCCCTACACGGGTACATCTCTCTGAGCTCAGTAGGCCCAGGGATGGAGAGAGCAAAGAGCTGAAGCAGCGTTTTGCAGGCTGTGCACACACAGGCTATGTCTAGTGGGCACTGCCAGCCCTCACTTGCTAACCCATCCTCTCACTTCCCTCCTAGTCTGTGCCTGCTGTTCCAGGAACCCCCAGAATTTTGGAGACCTCAACAAGATGGCTGCTGGTGTTATACGGTCTGTCTGTGACTTCCAGCTGCCCCTACCATCACACAAGTCTTTCCTGCCCACAGACCTGGAGGCTCCAGAAACttctgaagaagaggaggaggaggaagaagaggaggaggaggaagaggaagaagaagagggagaccAGGACCTGCAAGGTGAGGGGCTACAGGAATGCAGCCCAGACTCCCAGAGCTCAGGAGTAGCCCCTCAAGGTCCCAGCAGCCCTGAAACCCCAATGCAGCTGCTGCGCTTCTCAGAGCTCATCAGTGGTGACATCCAGAGATATTTTGGACGCAAGGACACAGGGCAAGACCCAGATGCCCAAGACATCTGTGctgacagccagccagccagctgttCTGCCCGGGATCTATACTATGCTGATCTCGTATGCCTGGCCCAGGATGGGCTCCCAGAGGATGAGGAGGCTGCTGAGCTCAGGATGCATTTCCCTGGGGGGCCTGAGGGTCAGGTGCACAGGCTGGGCCACAGAGGAGACAGGGTGCCACCACTGGGCCCCCTGGCCGAGCTCTTTGATTATGGCCTTCGGCAGTTCTCCAGACCCAGAGTGTCAGCTTGCCGAAGACTAAGGCTGGAGCGGAAGTACAGCCACATAACCCCCATGACCCAAAGAAAATTGCCTCCATCCTTCTGGAAGGAGCCTGTGCCCAACCCACTAGGCCTACTGCACCCGGGCACACCAGATTTTAGTGATCTGCTGGCCAGCTGGTCTGCTGAGGGTGGCTCTGAGTTGCAGAGTGGAGGCACCCAAGCTCTGGAGGGGACACATCTGGCTGAGGTCTAGTGAGCAGGCAGGTGAGTCAGGAGTGTGCTGGGGGTAGCAGTGGCCATTTCTATTTCTACCTTCAGAACAACCCAGCACCTACTTCCTATAGCACAGGCCCTGCCCTAGTAGGTCTATCTAAGTAGTCATGCAGTTAGCTCTCCCTCAAGGAGAGCAGGCCCAAGAGGATGTAAGCTTATCCCAAACCTGGAACTGTGGCCACCATCACTGAGAGGAGAGCGAGGAGGGCAAGGAGAGCGaggagagcgagagcgagagcgagagcgagagcgagagagagagagagagagagagagagagagagaaagagagagaacaaaagcttATCCAGACACATCTGGCTAGCGGCTCTCAGGGGGCGGGGGGACCCCCACTATACACAGCAGGACTCAGGACTCTGCCCACATGAAGCGAATGGAACCCAGGCGAGAACTATTACTTGCGTGTACACCCTTGCCCATTGTTACTAGGCCAGCCCCAAGATTCACGTCAGTAGCAAAGAGCGCTGCAAAAGTCGGGACTAAAACCCGGCCAGCCCTCCCCGTCTCTGGAGGTCTCAGGTGGTTTCATGTGTCGTCTCCTCAGCTAGGCTGGTGGCAGGACTAGGAGCTGCATGCAAGAGTTCGGGTTTTCTTGAGAGGCCAGACGAGGGACACTGCCTGATCACAGAGACCTAGATGCTCGCTCTCCAGATTCGTGCTCACAAGCGGCTTCCCTGGCACCTCAGTGTTAGCGGACAGGtgggcagggctggggatgtCTGAGGGCCCTGTGTCCTTGCTCTTTACATTTGTCCTCACAGGCAGCAGGGGTGTATCCTGACAGGTGTGGCCTGGGCGCCCCTGCACAGAACTCCCAGTGAACATGATAGTCTGGCCTTGCACTAGGCAGGGCAGGAGGAGTACTTCAAGGACCAAATAACTTGGGCCTTCTGAGTTTGGTCCCTCTCACTACTTGACACCCTTGTCGGGCCTGTGAGCTGCAGAAAAGCCATTCTATCAGATAACAGGAGAGTCTGGCTCCAGCAGGTACAAGGACTGGCATGTTTATTTCTGGATCATACTCAGAGATGTGACCTCATATGCAGGCTTCCATTGGGTTATGGCTGAGATCACTCCGGGCCTTTTCTGGGCCACCAAGTTCAAGAGGACTGTCTTCCAATGAAGCCACCTGCCCAGAGATGTAGCTCATACACAACACACCCCCTGTGGCAGTGTTGCTACCCTTGGGAGACCCAGCCTCTCAGGTGCCCACCTCACAGCCTGGTACACTCCCCAGGAGTTCACAGAGACCAGCTCGCTCAGGGCTATGTCCTTGATGAAGAACCGCTGCCTCACCAGGGACATAAATACCCGCTTGCTGCCCAGCGTCAGTGGCCAGGGTCCCTCCTCACTCCACAGGCGCAGCATGCTCTCACGCAGGGTTGCGATCTCTTCTGTGCGCTGCAAGTGCAGAGGTACGGGGCCAAGAGAACTCATGGGGAACAAGTACAGAGGTGGGTGgcagatgtgtgtatgtggggatgTCTTCCACAGAGGAAGCCCAGCGGGAGGTCCTCACCTCCAGGACACACTGTTCAGCACCACCCAGCTAATGTGTTCCTGGGACCCTGTAGAGATGGGAACAGAGGGGCTTGGGGCAGGCTGGCAGAGGGTGAGGGGTCAAGCGGTTCTCCCAGAGTTTTCTCTCACCAGTTTGGTCTCATTATTAAACTTCaggttctggatggttttgttggCCTGGAGGCTGTTTTCCAGCTTTATCATTTGCTTCTGAAACTAAACATAGCTCTAATCATGAGCAGATACAGACTGCCGCCAGCCAAATATACCCACCAGCACAGCAACACTGGGGGCCTGGAGTTtagggaagcagacacaggtagcTTCCTGGGGCCCAAGGGATACCGTGGCCAGCTGGCCCTGGATCTCTGCAATCTTCCGTCCAGGGTTCTCCTCTTTCAGAAGCTGCACAGACATCAGCAAGGTAGCTAGCTCCTGTCGCACAGTCTCAACCTCAAACTCCCTGTGGGCGTCAGGGGTTGGTTATAGGGGGTTCCAGAGCCCAAGGAAGAAGGCTCAGTTCAGAGCTAAGACTCCTGAGGCTAAACTTGAGAGTTTAGGCTATTCTATAGGAGGTAGAGCCCAGGGTGGGACTAGCTAGGGACTGGATAACCATACAGGCAGAGGTGCAGGGCTTAGAAGGACCAGTAAAGATCAGGGAGATAGAAGAGTTTCTGTATTTCCAAGAGGCCTGGGTGGTTTTGAAGCCTCACCTGGCCTTGCCCTCAGCAGAGATCTTCACATCTATGTCACTCTTGTGAAGAACACACTTGTTGGAGACACTTTCTATCTGAAATGTGGAATATGTAGGAAGCCAAGGTGACTTAGCACAGCCATCTGGGAGCCCCAGGCCAGCCCAAGCCTAGCCAAGGTCTAGAACCTCAAGGCTAGTGGCAACTCTGTTCTTACCCACCTGCTGGGGGAGGTTGTTCACTTTCTCCTGCACCTCCTGCAAGTGAGCTGAGACTTCTTTCAGCCACTGGGCCAGATCCTGCAGCGACTCCCTCTCCACACCTTCCCATTCAGTCTGTGCCTGCAATTTCAACATCCTGTGAGGGATGGTAGGCAGATGGGTAGACAGGGCCTGCTAAAGCTAAGAGGCAGAGTATCTGACTCTAAAGCATGTTTGTATAAAGCATGCAGATTGCCCGGAAAAGCCTGGCCAGACACTGCAGAAGACAGATGTTCCAGACTTATGGCAGCTGAGGTGGTCTTCCTAGGCAGGGCCATCCAGCTGGGCAGAAACTTGCCCTTGAGGAGCTGACAGTTGTTTGTGACAGGAATAGAGAACAGATTGACCACACTTCAGGAGGGTACATTGTGGCCAATGGACTCGTTGGCAGCTGCTCTGGCCATACATATCCAGAAAGGATGCAGAGGCAGCCAAGGTTGGGGGATCCACCCGCCACACCAGAGGGAGTGTTCACAGCAGTTACAAAAGAGAATGGCCTCTTGTGTCTATCAACAGAGGAATAAGTATGTGAAACATGGTCTGTCCACATGTAGGAACATTATTTAGCTACCAAGGGATAAAGCATGGATCCACACAACAGGGATGACCCATGAAGGCAACTCAGGAGAGAAGCCCGAGATGAAAGGTTTATGCTGGGATGAAGTGCCTACAGCATACAGATCAGAGCtaggtgggggaggagaggaacaGTTAGGCTCTGGGGTTCTATATGATGTGAAGAGAAAGTTCTGGAGCTGACTTCAATAACTTCTCTTGTGAACGCACTAAACGTGCCGGGTTTTGGTTAGGGTTGGGGTtgagcaatcttcctgccttggacTCCTGAGGTTGGGATCATACTGAGCATCAGGCCAGCACAcaggctacatagcaaaatcctCTCTTACATCAAACCAATAGTGACACGATAATAATAATGGGATGAAGAAATGGATTGGCAGttcagagtacttgctgttcttccagaggactggaatttggttcccagcacccaggctgggtggctcacaatcatctgtgacTCCAGCCTCAGGAGAGTGACACACTCTTCTGCCTATCTgagcacttacacacatgcagtacatacacacatacacataaataaaaaaatacaaaaaaggaaattcaaacaaataaaatatacaactaAACAAAACCCACTGAACTATATGCTTTAAAAGGTgattgggggtgggtgggtggtggcggtgctttttcaagacagggttgctCTATGCAacactcctggctgtcctggaactacttttgtggaccaggctggccttgaactatagagatctacctgcctctgcctccagagctgggattacggAAACGTGTTTCCATTCCCAACTGAAAGGTGAattgaacagagaaaaaaagaaaacaaagaagagagtggggaaggaaagagaaagagtgtgCTGGGGCCAAGGGGCTGTAGGAGCCACCCTGCCTGATTCAGAGGATCAGGTCTCTACCCGTGGCTCCATCCTTTATTTCCCTTCCTTATTATGGGTCTGTCCACCTCACCTGGGATAGCTTCAGGTCTAGTGTTTGCTCCTGCAGATCTAGCCTCCAGCTCAGAGCTAGACAGTGGTCACTCAGGTCCTTCAACTGCTGGTCCAGTCCTGCCACTGACCCCTCTAGGACCTGGCTCTTCTCCTGGAGCTGCATGGGACGGCGTGGAGGGAAGCTCTGCTGGGTGCCCATGTGCACAGGGATCCCTGCCGAGTGCCACCTTGCTCAGTCCCTTACCAGCTCCAGTGCATCCTGTGTTTCCTGCTGAGCTAGCTTGCCAGCCGTCTGCACAGCCTCCAGATTCTCATGGACATATGAAGCCAACTCCCCAGCCTGGGTCTCCTCCAAGCTCACCTTGGCCTCCCTGTGTATTGATACCCAAACTATCCCTTAGCACTGGCTAGGGAGTGGGAGAGGCTGCGTGCTAGCCCTGGGACCTTCTAGGTGATCCCATGGACCAGGGGAGGGGTGTTCCCAAGAAGAGAGTGTGACACTCAGGGTGAAGGAACGGGAGCTCTAGCAGAGGGTTGCTATCCTTTCGTGACATGTCCAATTAGTCAGGGTCTAACCGACAGCTGCAGGGGTTGAGGGAGTCAGGGCATTCCCCAGCTAAGCTCAGCCAGTGGTTAGCTGAGCAAGGGACTGAGTGGACCACTGTCCTGACAAGACACCCACCGAGCCTTCTGCTCAGCCATCAGGACACGATTCAGTGACACCTGGTTCTGTCGCACAAACTTGGTCAGATAGACTACAGCTTTGTCTAGGCCCCGGCACTGCTCCAGTAGGtggccctcctcctcctgctatGGCAGAAGTGGCCCTGAGCCTTGGTGACTACCCCATCTCCCACCCTGCCTGGCCATCCAGGCCCACCTCACGCTGTGCCCGCAAGACCCGCAAGCGCTCCTCTGTCAGTTCATGCAGCTTCTGCCAGCGGCTTTCCAGTTCCTCTCGCAGGCTGCTCTCTGCCATCAGCCGTGTACTCTCTGAGGATTTCATTCTCTGTGGAGACAGCACTAGCTGctgcaacttttaaaaaaataatttatttttattttatgttttgaccatgtgcatgtctgtgtgagggtgttagaaCTCCAGGAACAGATGTAGACAGTAGTGAGATGCCATGTGGTTGCTTGCAATTTAACTGgatactctggaagagcagccagtactcttaacctctgagccatctctccaacccagcaCCTGTAAATGTGTTGCTCCGTTGGACAATCTGTGAGGACACTGGGCCCCACCCAGGCCCTCACCTGCTCCAAGGCCAGGAAACTCTTCTGTAGAAAACCACATAGCTTAGCCTCTCTCTTTAGGAAGCGGAGGCTCATCTCCTCGTTGAGTTTGGTCATCTGGGCCTGTGAGGGACCAGAGTCACCTGAAGCTTCCCTGCCAGAAATCCTACCCTGCCTTGTATGTCCACTCCCTCACCAGGGTCTCATTCCCCCCATGTTCCCAATCCCTGCAGAGCCAGGCTGCATGTACTGGGCAGTAATGAAGGTAGGGCAGCTGGACCCACTGTCCCCCAGAACACTAGATCACGAGCCAGGAAGGGGCCTAAGGATCAAGATCATGAGGGCCTAGACAATTCAGTGCACATCCAGAGCCCCAGATGTACCTGGGAAAGGCTGCTCAGTGGGCACTGGATTCCATGCTGAGCTGGAGCCTCAGCAGGAGAAGCTCATGTGAAGACACCCTGGTGTGTGAGAACACCCCTGGACATGTGGGACCCAAGCATGGCCTTATCAAGCATGTGGGTGGGAAAACTAGAAGTAACCCTTGGGCTTTGCCTCCTCCCCATGCTGTTCTCTTGCTGCTCTGAGGGTCGGAAGGCACAGGACAGAGGTCCAAGGCCCAGCTCAGCCTTCTGTCCCTCAACCTCACACACTCTGTAGTAAGGCTGTCTCCTTTGGGACTTGACATAGCCAGTGCCATTATGCAGCTGAGCAGCTGTGGTGACCTGTGGAGATCTTGGATTGCAGTCATGGCAATGAGAAACAGCTCTGAGCAGATAGCTGTCTATGGGAATGGGGCTAACAGCCTctctgggagaggggagggagagttaTAGACCTTTCCCTGCAATTGCAACCAGCACTCCCTCCTACCCAACTACTCCAATGCTAAAGTATAAGAGGTAAAATATTGATGGTAGGGCCATGGCAGCCTTTTGGTTTGCACCCACCCGTCTTACCCGTGCTAACCTGTAAGAAGACCCAATAAGCCCATTTATTTGCTAAGCTGGACTTGGAATCTTTCTTTAAGCCCACTGGCTCCTTCCCTATTTAGAGTGAATAAATATTTCTCTCATGTCTCCCCAGAAATATCAGGATTTGACAAATCTGGATGTTTGGCACATGACTggaattccagtactcaggaggttgaAGTTCACAGGAGGGTTGCCGAGTCTGAGGTGATCTGGGCTTCAAAGTGAGACTGTCACACCTCCATATATACCAAAGAAAAGTCACAAGAAACCTACCTCACAACATCCACTTGCCTGTCACCTCTGTGGCTGCAGGACTCTCTTACCAACAGGCCCAGCTCTCAGGCTCTCACAAAGAACCTGGCATGGGCCACTGTCTGGGTGAAGTTCATCTGAGGCACTACTGGCCTCCCTTCCCTGCAGGAGGGGAGCCTCAAACAGGGAtggctacattttatttttaagataggatctcatatatggcccaggctggcttcgtACCTGTCATGCCACTATGCTCAGAtttatgggtgctggagattgaatccaGAACTCTGTGAATACTAGGCCAGCAATCCATCAACTAAGCCAGACACCCATCCCTCGGTCACCTTTTCTGAAGAGCTAGGCCGCAAATATTTCAAGATCCCAGGGTCTCCCTTGAAGCCTCCCAACTCTTGTTCAAAGTAGTGACTGTCACTATGTTAAACAAATGTTCATGGCTctgtgccaataaaactttattacaaAAACAAGCAGTGGCATGTAAACTCCTAAGAACCCTCAAAGGGCCTGATTAGCTTCCTTCATGCCCAGCATGTGAGGAATCCTCAACCCAAAGCTTCTGTGTTTTTGATGATGGCAATGCATTAACTTCCCAGCAGCCATGAGGTGAACGCCACTACTTCTGGGCAGAAGCATCCAGTATGTTCTGCCCACTCTGTCCTGTGAGGAGCCTGGATACAGAACAGCAGCTGTAATCCCTGGTCTACATTTGTAGAGCCAAAAAGCTGGGTGGCAGGCATGTGTAACCACTCCTAAGCTCCAtgtagaagcagaggcaggttgcccggtctctgtctctctctttcttccaagccacggtttctctgtgtaactttagctatcctggaaccagttctgtagaccaggctgactttgaactgagagattcacctgcctctgcctcctgagtgctaggatgaaaggtgtgcaccacccccaTGCAGAGGCCCCTCTGAAGGGTCCCAAGTGGAAGGAGAACATGCTGCCTTGGGATTTTGAGTCCTACTTGAGAGAAATGCTAAACCCAAAAACAGCTGCAGAAGGAGCCTCAGGCCCAGCTGCTCCTTTTCTGTTAGTTCAACTGACTTGTTTTGTAAGAGGCCCCGTCCCCTGCCCATGCTTTCTGTTCCCCCAAACCTGCAGCAACAGGGCACATGACAAGGCTGTGTGACAGCAGAATTGAGTTTTCAGTGACTGAGATTGCAGCTAAGGTCAGTGAGTGGGCAGTGCAGCTGGGATGAGAGGCGACCACATCACACAGGGTGGGACTGGTGAGCCTACTCTTGTACACTGAAACAGACGACTGCAGGAAGGGAGGCACTGATGACAAGGCCATAGGCTGGGGAACACTGGAGGTTTCCCGCTCAGAGCCCTGATGGTGACTCTTGCCTAGGCGAAGCCTGGCTTTCAGGAGGTACCTGCATCTTGGCCAACTCAAGGTCCACCTTTTGGCTGGTGTCCTCTTGGTTTTTCTGCAGGGTGCTGCAGGCTGCTTCCCGGCCCTGCTCCTCTTGGCTCAGCATGCCAGTCAGGTTGGTCAGTCTAGAGGCAATAGGTGTGTTAACACCAACTCAGGGGAGACTGGTGGGCTTTAGGCCCTTAGGTCCTTCTCAGGCTGAGGTACACAACCCACCCAGGTGACACATGGAAATAGCCCTTGGAGGTCCCTAGTGAGAGCAAGGCACCAAATGAAAGAGAGCAGGCAGGTGGGGTCTCCAGTAGTGAGAAGTGCAGCATTCATGTTACAAGATGCTCCCTGGGGCCACTGAGGGCTCAAGATGGAAGACCTCAGCCTTGCTCTGGCCTGAGATTTCCAGTGTATACAAAACTGGTTTCAAGCTAGTCCAAGGAGTTGGCCCACCTGAGGTTTATCTCTTGCTCGGAATGTTTCCGCTCTGAGTCCTGTAGAGCCTGTTTCCTCCTGATGTGTGTCAAAGCCTCCCGGACCTCCACTAGCCTGGTGGAAGGAGTTGCCATGCTAGCCCCAGAGCAGCTAGGCAGTGTCTGTTGCTGCAGGTCTGGTCATGGGGTCATGCAACCCGTTTCCCACCACCTGTATAGCCTGCCCCAGTGTATGCAGAGCCAGTCTGAATTGGGACAACTATAGGTATTGTTTACTTAAATGAGATCCGTGTGGGCACCACACCAGCTACTGCAGGGAAGCATGGGACCCAGCCCTTCCCACTGAAGCTTGtacttgtctctctctctatacCTTTTATCCAGGGCTTGCATCTGGTTCTGGCTCTGGGGCCCAGATAACTGCAAAGAGGAGGAAACGAGGGCTAGGCAGGTTGAATCTGTGCCTACCAAGCCCCTGCAGCATAAGCGCAGGAGAATATGAAGGAGCCAGAGCTTGAAACAACTGGGATCAGTAGGGTCAGGATCCAGGAAATGTCCCAAGCATCAGGAAAAGGTTGGCTTATTCGTGTATCTTCTGCTTTGTCTCACCTCTAACTCCTTCTCTGGGCTCCAGGCTGCCTGCTGCATTTCTTGCCTCAGCTGCCGCAGCTCTGAGGCCTGCATATGCACACGGGCACGGACCTGTAACAGCTCACGAAGCAGGCCCAATGTGGCATGTTC
The nucleotide sequence above comes from Arvicanthis niloticus isolate mArvNil1 chromosome 6, mArvNil1.pat.X, whole genome shotgun sequence. Encoded proteins:
- the Ccdc154 gene encoding coiled-coil domain-containing protein 154 isoform X4, with translation MSEGLASPEPLSVETSERYEYSGLAPGSLVPEQDTPKQWKQLEQWVAELQAEVVRLRGHKERCEHATLGLLRELLQVRARVHMQASELRQLRQEMQQAAWSPEKELELSGPQSQNQMQALDKRLVEVREALTHIRRKQALQDSERKHSEQEINLRLTNLTGMLSQEEQGREAACSTLQKNQEDTSQKVDLELAKMQAQMTKLNEEMSLRFLKREAKLCGFLQKSFLALEQRMKSSESTRLMAESSLREELESRWQKLHELTEERLRVLRAQREEEEGHLLEQCRGLDKAVVYLTKFVRQNQVSLNRVLMAEQKAREAKVSLEETQAGELASYVHENLEAVQTAGKLAQQETQDALELLQEKSQVLEGSVAGLDQQLKDLSDHCLALSWRLDLQEQTLDLKLSQAQTEWEGVERESLQDLAQWLKEVSAHLQEVQEKVNNLPQQIESVSNKCVLHKSDIDVKISAEGKAREFEVETVRQELATLLMSVQLLKEENPGRKIAEIQGQLATFQKQMIKLENSLQANKTIQNLKFNNETKLRTEEIATLRESMLRLWSEEGPWPLTLGSKRVFMSLVRQRFFIKDIALSELVSVNSWGVYQAVRWLHWKTVLLNLVAQKRPGVISAITQWKPAYEVTSLSMIQK
- the Ccdc154 gene encoding coiled-coil domain-containing protein 154 isoform X3, with protein sequence MSEGLASPEPLSVETSERYEYSGLAPGSLVPEQDTPKQWKQLEQWVAELQAEVVRLRGHKERCEHATLGLLRELLQVRARVHMQASELRQLRQEMQQAAWSPEKELELSGPQSQNQMQALDKRLVEVREALTHIRRKQALQDSERKHSEQEINLRLTNLTGMLSQEEQGREAACSTLQKNQEDTSQKVDLELAKMQAQMTKLNEEMSLRFLKREAKLCGFLQKSFLALEQLQQLVLSPQRMKSSESTRLMAESSLREELESRWQKLHELTEERLRVLRAQREEEEGHLLEQCRGLDKAVVYLTKFVRQNQVSLNRVLMAEQKAREAKVSLEETQAGELASYVHENLEAVQTAGKLAQQETQDALELLQEKSQVLEGSVAGLDQQLKDLSDHCLALSWRLDLQEQTLDLKLSQAQTEWEGVERESLQDLAQWLKEVSAHLQEVQEKVNNLPQQIESVSNKCVLHKSDIDVKISAEGKAREFEVETVRQELATLLMSVQLLKEENPGRKIAEIQGQLATFQKQMIKLENSLQANKTIQNLKFNNETKLRTEEIATLRESMLRLWSEEGPWPLTLGSKRVFMSLVRQRFFIKDIALSELVSVNSWGVYQAVRWLHWKTVLLNLVAQKRPGVISAITQWKPAYEVTSLSMIQK
- the Ccdc154 gene encoding coiled-coil domain-containing protein 154 isoform X1; this translates as MSEPADGSSLGFSPTQLSTAALDDLELLLTEGLASPEPLSVETSERYEYSGLAPGSLVPEQDTPKQWKQLEQWVAELQAEVVRLRGHKERCEHATLGLLRELLQVRARVHMQASELRQLRQEMQQAAWSPEKELELSGPQSQNQMQALDKRLVEVREALTHIRRKQALQDSERKHSEQEINLRLTNLTGMLSQEEQGREAACSTLQKNQEDTSQKVDLELAKMQAQMTKLNEEMSLRFLKREAKLCGFLQKSFLALEQLQQLVLSPQRMKSSESTRLMAESSLREELESRWQKLHELTEERLRVLRAQREEEEGHLLEQCRGLDKAVVYLTKFVRQNQVSLNRVLMAEQKAREAKVSLEETQAGELASYVHENLEAVQTAGKLAQQETQDALELLQEKSQVLEGSVAGLDQQLKDLSDHCLALSWRLDLQEQTLDLKLSQAQTEWEGVERESLQDLAQWLKEVSAHLQEVQEKVNNLPQQIESVSNKCVLHKSDIDVKISAEGKAREFEVETVRQELATLLMSVQLLKEENPGRKIAEIQGQLATFQKQMIKLENSLQANKTIQNLKFNNETKLRTEEIATLRESMLRLWSEEGPWPLTLGSKRVFMSLVRQRFFIKDIALSELVSVNSWGVYQAVRWLHWKTVLLNLVAQKRPGVISAITQWKPAYEVTSLSMIQK